From the genome of Cognaticolwellia beringensis, one region includes:
- a CDS encoding NAD-glutamate dehydrogenase, protein MALVDGLPSVILSNVAQLIQKKVPAATAPLVKQFAELLYKNISTLDLDHRNDSDMYGATLSLWNTLNDHQDDKPVIKVFNPQVSKNGWKSSHTIIEIIVRDMPFLVDSVRIALSRLNLTPHLMLNSPIKIVRDKSKNITKLSPSVDQSFKSTSVETVFFIEIDRQNDAKVLTSIEKELHSVVSDIAITVSDWQPMQARLRSVIDEVKNANLPCSDEEHKDSVSFLEWMLADNFTLLGYRSYHVKTLEGDMALSADVESSLGLMNQYDGTKERLMSGLSESAREIALGKNLLVLTKTNAKSRVHRPAHLDYIGVKRFDKKGNVIGEERFVGLFGSAYYTNSALDLPLIKSKVMGVCTDSGFAIGTHAYKALINILETYPRDEILQSSPAELLKNVLGVFQMQERDYSGLFMRRDAFNRFYSCMVYVPRERYNTALRVNTQKLLQEALGSDEEVEFTTYFSESAQARTHYIVRVNSTKADINVKEIEKNLNHAARSWDDNLADALNSHKGEAKGKALSRKYSSFPQAYKDEVLPGTAIVDIEKFEALSVDNQLEMLFYQPQEEDANSRFVKLKLFHSGEPLHLSDVLPMLENFGLRVIGESPYAVKTESGEVYWILDFSMLLTGKGKFNLEIVQSLFQDAFAKVWSRELEDDGFNRLILGAELGGREVSIVRAYAKYERQIGGTFSQSYIEDTFARYPSIAKLLIKLFKLRFTPTKKSNEKALEKVHTSLEASLDNVASLDDDRIIRRFVEMVNATIRTNYFQPHPVTGEKSYVSFKILPSQISDVPQPVPAFEIFVYSPQVEGVHLRGGKVARGGLRWSDRREDFRTEVLGLVKAQQVKNSVIVPVGAKGGFVCKQLPDGDRKEIFEAGKECYRTFIRGLLDITDNIIDGEIVPPVNVVRLDEDDPYLVVAADKGTATFSDVANAISDEYNFWMGDAFASGGSVGYDHKAMGITAKGAWESVKRHFREMDVDCQTTDFTCIAIGDMAGDVFGNGMLLSKHTRLQAAFNHMHIFIDPTPDAASSYVERERLFNLPGCTWDDYNKDLISEGGAIFSRQSKSIKLTPQIKKMLGTQKQTMSPIELMQAILKMQVDLLWNGGIGTYVKGSKETHLEVGDRANDALRINGAELKAKIVGEGGNLGFTQLGRIEFGAKGGRINTDAIDNAGGVDCSDNEVNIKILLNGLVQNGDLTVKQRNKILYEMTDEVGKIVIDDCYRQTHSLSITELRGGGQLKEQAQFISELDRSGKLVRALEFIPTDEEIAERLALGKGLTRPELAVLLAYSKMVLKEELVCPEITDNEYHQSLLIEAFPKQLQASYSAQMQDHPLRAEIIATQLANNIGNDMGFNFVHRMKEETGATTSEIANCYTMASAVFELSDVWKQISDLDNKISTSIQTEMLFQLRRTVRRATRWFLRHRNKSFNIAQSIAFYHETFAELSNNITSYMIEKEAAQIKRVENDLVKAGVPDSIALRISLLSTLFSVMDLAEISKSEAVSTELATDLYFKLGARLDLHWFLDQITSQPVSNHWQALARASFREELDWQQRSLTSVILRGNKNSTDVDSMLETWLVESAQPLERWQHILADFRIGKTHEFAKFSVALRELMLLSLHCDPVK, encoded by the coding sequence ATGGCGTTAGTAGACGGTTTACCTTCAGTGATACTTTCGAACGTAGCACAGTTAATACAAAAAAAAGTTCCAGCGGCAACAGCTCCTCTTGTTAAGCAATTTGCAGAGCTGCTTTATAAAAACATTTCAACTTTAGATTTAGATCATAGAAATGACAGTGACATGTATGGTGCCACGCTAAGTCTTTGGAATACATTAAACGATCACCAAGATGATAAACCTGTGATTAAAGTATTTAATCCACAGGTGTCGAAAAATGGTTGGAAATCTAGCCATACCATCATCGAAATAATTGTTAGAGATATGCCATTTTTAGTCGATTCTGTGCGTATTGCTTTAAGCCGTTTAAATCTAACACCGCATTTAATGTTGAACTCACCAATAAAAATAGTTCGTGATAAAAGTAAAAATATCACCAAGCTTTCTCCTTCTGTTGATCAGTCGTTCAAGTCAACGTCGGTGGAAACCGTATTTTTTATTGAAATTGACCGTCAAAATGACGCGAAAGTATTAACAAGTATTGAAAAAGAATTACACTCAGTAGTCAGTGATATAGCCATAACGGTAAGCGATTGGCAGCCAATGCAAGCACGTTTGCGTAGTGTTATTGACGAGGTGAAAAATGCTAATTTACCTTGCTCTGATGAAGAGCACAAAGACAGTGTAAGCTTTTTAGAGTGGATGTTAGCAGATAACTTTACGTTATTAGGCTACCGTTCTTATCATGTCAAAACCTTAGAAGGCGATATGGCGCTATCGGCTGATGTTGAATCTAGCTTAGGCTTAATGAACCAGTATGACGGTACTAAAGAACGTCTTATGTCTGGCTTAAGTGAATCAGCGCGAGAAATTGCCTTAGGTAAAAACTTACTGGTTTTAACAAAAACTAATGCTAAATCGCGTGTACATCGCCCAGCCCACCTTGATTATATTGGTGTTAAGCGCTTTGACAAAAAAGGTAATGTTATTGGCGAAGAGCGTTTTGTTGGTTTATTTGGTTCGGCTTACTATACTAATAGCGCTTTAGATCTACCCTTAATTAAATCTAAAGTTATGGGCGTTTGTACCGATTCAGGTTTTGCCATTGGCACCCATGCTTATAAAGCGTTAATCAATATCCTTGAAACATATCCAAGAGATGAAATTTTACAAAGTTCACCCGCTGAATTATTGAAAAATGTTTTGGGTGTTTTTCAAATGCAAGAGCGTGATTATTCAGGCTTGTTTATGCGTCGTGATGCCTTCAACCGCTTTTATTCTTGTATGGTTTATGTGCCACGTGAACGTTACAACACCGCATTACGTGTTAACACTCAAAAATTACTACAAGAAGCATTAGGCAGCGATGAAGAAGTTGAGTTTACAACTTACTTCTCAGAATCCGCACAAGCGCGAACGCACTATATCGTTAGAGTTAATTCGACAAAAGCAGACATTAATGTGAAAGAAATTGAAAAGAATTTAAACCATGCTGCACGCAGCTGGGATGATAATTTAGCCGATGCGTTAAACTCGCATAAAGGCGAAGCTAAAGGTAAAGCATTAAGTAGAAAATATTCTAGCTTTCCACAAGCCTATAAAGATGAAGTTTTACCCGGTACAGCTATCGTAGATATCGAAAAATTTGAAGCTTTATCTGTCGATAATCAACTTGAAATGTTGTTTTATCAACCACAAGAAGAAGATGCTAACAGCCGCTTTGTAAAATTAAAGTTATTTCACTCGGGCGAACCATTACATTTGTCAGATGTTCTACCCATGTTAGAAAACTTTGGTTTACGTGTTATCGGTGAAAGCCCTTATGCCGTAAAAACTGAAAGCGGTGAAGTCTACTGGATTTTAGACTTCTCAATGCTACTAACGGGTAAAGGCAAGTTTAATCTAGAAATCGTTCAAAGCTTATTCCAAGACGCCTTTGCAAAAGTATGGTCTCGTGAGTTAGAAGACGATGGTTTTAACCGTTTAATTTTAGGTGCTGAATTGGGCGGACGTGAAGTCTCAATTGTACGTGCTTATGCCAAATATGAACGTCAAATTGGTGGTACTTTTAGCCAAAGTTATATTGAAGATACCTTTGCGCGTTACCCAAGTATCGCTAAATTATTGATCAAACTTTTTAAATTACGTTTTACCCCAACTAAAAAGTCAAATGAAAAAGCGCTTGAGAAAGTACATACTAGTCTTGAGGCTTCTTTAGACAATGTCGCTAGTTTAGATGATGACCGTATTATCCGCCGCTTTGTTGAAATGGTTAATGCCACTATTCGTACTAACTATTTCCAGCCGCATCCAGTTACTGGTGAAAAGTCATACGTTTCATTTAAAATATTACCTTCACAAATTTCTGATGTGCCACAACCTGTGCCAGCATTTGAAATCTTTGTTTATTCACCTCAAGTTGAAGGCGTGCATTTACGTGGTGGTAAAGTCGCTCGTGGTGGTTTGCGTTGGTCAGATCGTCGTGAAGATTTCCGTACAGAAGTTTTAGGCTTGGTGAAAGCACAACAAGTTAAAAACTCGGTTATTGTACCCGTAGGCGCAAAAGGCGGTTTTGTTTGTAAGCAACTGCCTGACGGTGATAGAAAAGAAATTTTTGAAGCTGGTAAGGAATGTTACCGTACCTTTATTCGTGGTTTATTAGATATTACCGATAATATTATTGACGGTGAAATTGTACCACCCGTTAATGTTGTTCGTTTAGATGAAGATGACCCTTATTTAGTGGTAGCTGCTGATAAAGGTACTGCCACTTTTTCGGACGTCGCAAATGCTATTTCTGACGAATATAACTTCTGGATGGGCGATGCCTTTGCCTCAGGTGGTAGCGTCGGCTATGACCATAAAGCTATGGGTATTACGGCTAAAGGCGCATGGGAATCGGTCAAACGACACTTCCGTGAAATGGATGTTGACTGTCAAACAACTGATTTCACCTGTATTGCTATAGGTGATATGGCGGGTGATGTATTTGGTAATGGTATGTTGTTATCGAAGCATACTCGTTTGCAAGCTGCGTTCAACCATATGCATATATTTATTGATCCGACACCTGATGCAGCCAGTTCATACGTGGAACGAGAACGTTTATTTAATTTACCTGGTTGTACGTGGGATGATTATAATAAAGACTTAATTTCTGAAGGTGGTGCTATTTTCAGTCGCCAATCAAAATCAATTAAGTTAACGCCACAAATTAAAAAAATGCTTGGCACGCAAAAGCAAACCATGTCACCAATTGAGTTAATGCAAGCCATATTAAAAATGCAGGTTGATCTGTTATGGAATGGCGGCATTGGTACTTACGTGAAGGGTTCGAAAGAAACCCACTTAGAGGTGGGCGATAGAGCAAACGATGCCTTACGGATTAATGGTGCAGAACTTAAAGCTAAAATCGTGGGTGAAGGTGGTAACTTAGGTTTTACTCAGTTAGGCCGTATTGAATTTGGCGCTAAAGGTGGCCGAATTAATACTGATGCGATTGATAATGCCGGCGGTGTTGATTGTTCAGATAACGAAGTGAACATTAAAATTCTATTAAATGGCTTAGTACAAAACGGTGATTTAACCGTTAAGCAACGTAATAAAATTCTTTATGAGATGACTGACGAAGTAGGTAAAATCGTTATTGATGATTGTTATCGTCAAACTCACTCATTGTCTATCACTGAATTACGTGGCGGCGGACAGTTAAAAGAGCAAGCGCAATTTATTAGTGAATTAGACCGTTCTGGCAAGCTAGTCAGAGCGTTAGAATTTATTCCAACAGATGAAGAAATTGCTGAGCGTTTAGCGTTAGGTAAAGGTCTAACACGTCCTGAACTAGCTGTGTTACTTGCTTACAGTAAAATGGTACTTAAAGAAGAGCTTGTTTGTCCTGAAATTACCGACAACGAATATCATCAAAGTTTACTCATTGAAGCGTTTCCAAAACAGTTACAAGCTAGTTACAGTGCTCAAATGCAAGATCATCCGCTTCGTGCAGAGATTATAGCGACACAATTAGCCAATAACATTGGTAATGATATGGGCTTTAATTTTGTGCACCGTATGAAAGAAGAAACAGGTGCAACTACGTCAGAAATCGCCAATTGCTACACCATGGCGAGTGCGGTATTTGAACTTTCAGATGTTTGGAAACAAATCAGCGATTTAGATAATAAAATATCTACTTCTATTCAAACAGAAATGCTATTTCAATTACGCAGAACAGTGCGTCGCGCTACTCGTTGGTTCCTACGTCATCGTAATAAGTCGTTCAATATTGCTCAATCTATTGCATTTTATCATGAAACATTTGCAGAGCTTTCAAACAATATAACGAGTTACATGATTGAAAAAGAAGCTGCGCAGATTAAACGTGTGGAAAATGATTTAGTTAAAGCTGGGGTGCCTGATTCAATCGCATTAAGAATATCATTACTGAGCACTTTGTTCTCTGTGATGGACCTTGCAGAAATTTCAAAATCTGAAGCTGTGTCGACTGAATTAGCAACAGACCTTTACTTTAAACTTGGTGCTAGATTAGATCTACATTGGTTCTTAGATCAAATTACTTCTCAACCTGTTTCTAACCATTGGCAAGCGCTTGCAAGAGCGTCATTCAGAGAAGAGCTTGATTGGCAGCAACGTTCACTGACTTCTGTGATACTACGTGGCAATAAAAACTCTACTGATGTTGATAGCATGTTGGAAACTTGGCTCGTCGAAAGTGCTCAGCCACTTGAGCGCTGGCAGCATATTTTGGCCGACTTTAGAATTGGCAAAACGCATGAGTTTGCTAAGTTCTCGGTTGCCTTACGAGAACTAATGTTGTTAAGTTTGCACTGCGACCCAGTGAAATAA
- a CDS encoding efflux RND transporter permease subunit: MKFNSIINVVEATLFRRRLAVLVFFLLTSIFLLFQATQIKLDAAFTKHIPLNHSYMKTYLEHRENFGGANNVLISVCDTSDDIFNPEFFTALKGVHDKLFFIPGVDRIQVKSLFSPSTRFVEIVEDGFAGGPVIPANFQPDEAGLAIVKGNIEKAGIVGSIVADDYSCSMVKTSLMEIDPNTGEKLDSIVLAGQLENEIRGEFEKDKISIHIIGFTKMVGDVAQGAKGVVTFFAIAIAITTLMVFWFCRSLALTILPITCSLIAVVWQLGMLSTLGFGLDPMSILVPFLVFAIGVSHGVQMINSVSKMVNNGKTSKEAAQLSFRVLLVPGGIALLSDTVGFMTLLSIDIGIIRELAITASLGVAMIILTNLVLLPLLVSYMKVPKNKVSKEGPKSSSADSIWHLMSTFATRKVAMVILALTAVLYIVGYINAQDMKIGELHAGAPSLHEESRYNQDTFLITDKYAISVDYMSIIVETTADACTYYDRMDVIDRFQWRMENVPGVQSAVSLASIAKIVNAGYNEGNPKWRVLSRNPQTLVQSIARVPSSSGLLNSDCSAMPVILFLEDHKAETITRVVDEVKVLASELGNDNLTFKLASGPVGVMAATNEAVEAAQIPMMLYVYGAVIILCLLSFRSLRATIAVVVPLYVVSTLAQWLMTALDIGLTVSTLPVIALGVGIGVDYGIYILSTMSVKLRNGATVQSAYFDALKERGSAVLITGVTLAIGVSTWFFSDLKFQVDMGILLTFMFLVNMIAAVLVLPAIAAFLWPERK; encoded by the coding sequence ATGAAATTTAATTCTATTATTAATGTTGTCGAAGCAACGCTCTTTCGTCGTCGATTAGCTGTATTGGTATTTTTTCTTCTGACCAGTATATTTTTATTGTTTCAAGCAACACAAATTAAGCTCGATGCCGCCTTTACCAAGCACATTCCACTGAATCATAGTTATATGAAGACCTATCTTGAGCATAGGGAAAACTTTGGCGGTGCGAATAACGTATTAATTTCAGTGTGTGATACCAGTGATGATATTTTCAACCCTGAATTCTTTACCGCCTTAAAAGGCGTACATGACAAATTGTTTTTTATTCCGGGTGTTGACCGAATTCAGGTTAAATCTTTATTTTCACCCAGCACCCGATTTGTTGAAATAGTCGAAGATGGCTTTGCGGGTGGACCGGTAATTCCTGCCAACTTTCAACCCGATGAAGCGGGTCTAGCAATTGTAAAAGGCAATATTGAAAAAGCCGGCATTGTTGGCAGCATTGTTGCCGACGATTATAGTTGCTCGATGGTGAAAACCTCGTTGATGGAAATTGACCCCAATACCGGAGAAAAGTTAGATAGTATTGTGCTAGCCGGACAATTGGAAAATGAAATTCGTGGTGAGTTTGAAAAAGATAAAATATCAATACACATTATTGGTTTTACCAAAATGGTTGGTGATGTAGCACAAGGTGCAAAAGGGGTAGTGACCTTTTTTGCTATCGCTATTGCCATTACCACCTTGATGGTGTTTTGGTTTTGCCGTTCACTTGCTTTAACTATTTTACCTATAACATGTTCGTTGATTGCCGTTGTTTGGCAGCTAGGTATGTTATCGACACTCGGCTTTGGATTAGATCCCATGTCGATATTGGTACCCTTTTTAGTCTTTGCCATTGGGGTTAGTCATGGTGTGCAAATGATTAACTCGGTCTCTAAAATGGTTAATAATGGAAAGACCAGTAAAGAGGCAGCACAATTAAGCTTTAGAGTTTTGTTAGTCCCTGGCGGTATCGCCTTACTTTCAGATACCGTAGGTTTTATGACCTTGTTGTCTATAGATATTGGCATTATTCGCGAACTTGCCATTACGGCATCTTTGGGTGTTGCTATGATTATATTAACTAACTTAGTGTTATTACCGCTGTTAGTTTCTTATATGAAGGTGCCAAAAAATAAAGTAAGTAAGGAAGGTCCAAAGTCCTCTAGTGCTGATAGCATTTGGCATCTTATGTCTACCTTCGCTACGCGTAAGGTAGCCATGGTTATTTTAGCGTTAACGGCGGTACTTTATATTGTTGGATATATAAACGCCCAAGATATGAAAATAGGGGAGTTACATGCAGGTGCGCCATCTTTACATGAAGAGTCACGCTATAATCAGGATACCTTCTTAATTACTGATAAATATGCCATTAGTGTCGACTATATGTCTATTATCGTCGAAACGACCGCTGATGCCTGTACTTATTACGACCGTATGGACGTTATTGATAGATTTCAATGGCGGATGGAAAATGTGCCTGGTGTGCAGTCAGCTGTTAGTTTAGCGTCTATCGCAAAAATAGTTAACGCGGGTTATAACGAAGGTAACCCTAAATGGCGTGTGCTATCGCGTAATCCACAAACCTTAGTACAATCAATTGCTCGTGTTCCCTCTTCAAGTGGCTTACTCAATAGCGACTGTAGTGCAATGCCGGTTATTTTATTTTTAGAAGATCATAAAGCTGAAACAATCACTAGAGTCGTTGATGAAGTTAAAGTGCTCGCGAGCGAGTTGGGTAATGATAATTTAACGTTCAAGCTTGCATCAGGCCCGGTCGGTGTAATGGCGGCGACCAACGAAGCCGTAGAAGCAGCGCAAATCCCTATGATGCTTTATGTTTATGGTGCAGTCATCATTTTATGTTTACTGAGCTTTAGAAGCTTAAGGGCAACAATTGCCGTGGTTGTACCACTTTATGTCGTGTCAACGCTTGCACAATGGCTAATGACAGCGCTCGATATAGGACTTACGGTTTCAACACTACCAGTTATTGCATTAGGGGTGGGTATAGGTGTCGATTACGGTATTTATATCTTGTCTACTATGAGTGTTAAGCTCAGAAATGGTGCTACGGTACAAAGTGCTTATTTTGACGCACTTAAAGAGCGTGGTAGTGCAGTTTTAATTACCGGTGTGACTTTAGCGATTGGTGTTTCAACCTGGTTTTTCTCTGATTTGAAGTTCCAAGTTGATATGGGCATATTATTAACCTTCATGTTTTTAGTTAATATGATTGCAGCGGTACTGGTACTACCAGCTATTGCTGCATTTCTATGGCCTGAGCGAAAATAA
- a CDS encoding WD40/YVTN/BNR-like repeat-containing protein — translation MRLLVILLSFLTIPILNAQPQDAIIAPLASKSLLLDITKINESTLVAVGERGHILVSTDGVQWQQAKVPLQVTLTAVYFIDELNGWAVGHDATILSSKDGGRSWQIQQHLPHVEKPLLDVLFSDENRGIAIGAYGLFYRTIDGGKHWEIEYHNEFLFPEDQTYLAELKLQDEKAYLDEQSSILPHFNRVVADGRTLYLAGEIGLIAKSNDFGVNWEKLDEIYPGSFYDIKRTQIGNLLVVGLRGHIFRSLRNGTPWQETKSDVTALLSAIVLTDDDRIFILGNNGVLLESRDDGATFNKHILKDGKALIAGVWYKNKIIAVSDVGIKTINVTK, via the coding sequence ATGCGTCTTCTCGTTATTTTACTCAGTTTTCTTACTATCCCTATTCTCAATGCGCAACCGCAAGACGCGATCATTGCTCCTCTGGCGAGCAAGTCACTTTTACTCGATATTACAAAAATTAACGAGTCTACATTAGTGGCTGTTGGTGAACGCGGTCATATTCTAGTGTCCACTGATGGTGTGCAGTGGCAACAAGCTAAAGTACCGTTACAAGTTACTTTAACTGCTGTTTATTTTATCGATGAATTGAATGGTTGGGCAGTGGGTCATGATGCAACGATTTTATCTTCAAAAGATGGCGGCAGGTCATGGCAGATACAACAGCATCTACCACATGTCGAAAAACCATTATTGGATGTGCTATTTTCTGACGAAAATAGGGGGATAGCCATTGGCGCCTATGGCTTGTTTTATCGAACTATAGATGGCGGCAAGCATTGGGAAATCGAATATCATAACGAATTTCTTTTTCCAGAAGATCAAACGTACTTAGCAGAGCTCAAACTGCAAGACGAAAAAGCATATTTAGATGAACAAAGTAGTATATTGCCACATTTCAATCGCGTAGTAGCCGACGGTCGTACCTTATATTTAGCTGGAGAAATTGGCCTTATTGCAAAAAGTAATGATTTTGGCGTGAATTGGGAGAAGCTTGATGAGATCTACCCAGGCTCATTTTACGATATAAAGCGGACACAAATAGGAAACTTACTTGTGGTTGGTTTACGCGGACATATTTTTCGCAGTTTGCGAAATGGTACGCCATGGCAAGAAACTAAGAGCGATGTGACTGCATTATTAAGTGCTATTGTACTTACTGATGATGATCGCATATTTATACTGGGAAATAACGGAGTATTGTTAGAAAGCCGTGATGATGGTGCTACATTTAACAAGCATATTCTAAAAGATGGTAAAGCACTAATTGCAGGTGTTTGGTATAAGAATAAGATTATTGCCGTCTCTGATGTTGGCATCAAAACTATTAACGTAACGAAGTAA
- a CDS encoding DUF1329 domain-containing protein → MKNIFKNTFKKVTLVSVAVTVALASSGAAAKISQQDAAKLEKELTPFGAVRAANADGSIPAWTGGIKSAPAGYKVGDHHIDPFAADKAMYTITAKNLAEYKSILTPGQIKLFETYPDTYKMSVYQSRRSASYPEHVYQATLENATRTELVEGGNGIIQAAIGIPFPVPKDGLEAIWNHILRYRGEKIVREGGQAAPTASGDYTYMGFDDQLLIPYGVKGVKAEELQKTNILFKFKQKVTEPARLAGTALLVHETMDQIKTPRQAWTYNTGQRRVRRAPNVAYDAPGTASDGLRTTDDFDMFNGAPNRYNWTLKGKQELLIPYNDYRLHSDDLKYDQILQPGHINPELVRYEKHRVWVVEANLKSDTRHTYKKRVFYIDEDSWQVAVTDIYDNRDELYRVGVAHGINYYEVPTQWSTLEVFHDLQSRRYIAMGLDNEANMYDFSADLEDVDFTSSALRREGRR, encoded by the coding sequence ATGAAAAATATTTTTAAAAATACTTTTAAAAAGGTAACGCTAGTATCAGTGGCGGTAACCGTTGCATTAGCATCAAGTGGTGCTGCTGCAAAAATTAGTCAGCAAGACGCGGCTAAATTAGAAAAAGAACTAACACCTTTTGGTGCTGTGCGTGCAGCGAATGCTGACGGCTCTATTCCAGCATGGACCGGTGGCATTAAGTCAGCACCTGCAGGCTACAAAGTAGGCGACCATCATATTGATCCTTTTGCTGCCGATAAAGCGATGTATACCATTACGGCTAAGAACCTTGCAGAATATAAAAGTATCTTAACGCCAGGCCAAATTAAGTTATTTGAAACTTACCCTGATACATACAAGATGAGTGTTTACCAATCTCGTCGTTCAGCATCGTATCCAGAGCATGTTTATCAAGCAACTTTGGAAAATGCGACTAGAACAGAATTAGTTGAAGGTGGTAATGGTATTATTCAAGCAGCAATTGGTATTCCATTTCCAGTACCAAAAGATGGCTTAGAAGCTATTTGGAACCATATATTGCGCTATCGCGGTGAAAAAATAGTGCGTGAAGGCGGTCAAGCTGCACCAACGGCGTCAGGTGATTATACCTACATGGGATTTGACGACCAATTACTAATACCTTACGGCGTTAAAGGTGTTAAAGCTGAAGAGCTGCAGAAAACTAATATTTTGTTTAAGTTTAAGCAAAAGGTTACAGAGCCAGCACGTTTAGCCGGTACAGCATTATTAGTTCATGAAACCATGGATCAAATAAAAACACCTCGCCAAGCATGGACTTATAATACAGGTCAACGTCGTGTTCGTCGTGCGCCAAATGTTGCTTATGACGCACCAGGTACAGCGTCAGATGGTTTAAGAACAACCGATGACTTTGATATGTTTAATGGTGCGCCAAATCGTTACAACTGGACATTAAAAGGCAAGCAAGAATTGTTGATTCCATATAACGATTATCGTTTACACAGTGATGATTTAAAATATGATCAAATATTACAACCGGGTCATATTAATCCTGAACTAGTTCGCTATGAGAAGCATCGTGTATGGGTGGTTGAAGCTAACTTAAAATCAGATACGCGACATACTTATAAAAAACGTGTATTTTATATCGATGAAGATAGCTGGCAAGTAGCGGTTACCGACATTTATGATAACCGAGATGAATTATATCGTGTTGGTGTTGCTCATGGTATTAATTACTATGAAGTACCAACCCAGTGGTCAACTTTAGAAGTATTTCATGATCTACAATCTCGACGTTATATCGCGATGGGCTTAGATAATGAAGCGAATATGTATGACTTCTCTGCTGACTTAGAGGATGTTGATTTTACGTCTTCAGCATTACGTCGTGAAGGGCGAAGATAA